A stretch of DNA from Chiloscyllium plagiosum isolate BGI_BamShark_2017 chromosome 29, ASM401019v2, whole genome shotgun sequence:
TCATGATTGACTTTTCAATGAAATACAGAAGTACTGTATTTTGCAATTATTCACTACCAAAGCAGGTGCCATTATACAGTATAACTGGTGCCTATCTTTCTGGGCTAAATTCTAAATTGTAGGACTGTGTTCATTTCTCTTCCCATTGTGACTTGGCTGAATTAAGTACTGCTTACACCACAGCAACAACTTATTTGAACtgtcatagaatccatacagtgtggaaacaagccctttggcccaacgagtccacactaaccctttgAAGGCTAACCCACCAtatccattcctctaccctattaggAATAGGGTGCTGctgacctacatatccctgaacactatgggcaatttagtatgaccagttcacctaacctgcacatctttaggactgtgcaaaaaaacccatgcagacactgggtgaatgtgcaaactccatacagacagttggctgaggctgggatcaaacccaggtccctggcgtaaGATAGTAAGACATATAAGCATGTGCAGTTGTAAATCACAAAAATTCAGAATAAATCAGTAAAACTAACGATTTGTGCTGCTTCTTTTATTTACAATTCTAGATCCATATAATATCTTTTATAAGGGATACATTGTTGTTGTTTCAGATACAACCGATACAGGTTGTGATGTCTCACACTCAGTTTTCAGAAGCCCAGCCAATTGTTTTTGACTGATGCAGCCAATATCTTTTAAAATCTTCAGAAAACTATTTCTAAACTTCACTCCAAGAAATCCATAAAGAATAGGATTGAGACAACAGTGTACATATGCAATGCTCTCTGTTACAATAATTGCGTAGTATAAATTGTCATTATCTTCACAACTAGTTTTTTGCCCATTGAACGGTAGAATATGTATCAACAAGACAATGTTGAATGGCAGCTCACAAATCACAAATGCAACTACAACTGTAATGATAATCTTTAATGATTTGTGCTTCTGAAACCTGTTAGCTTGGATTAGGGTTTTTGCAATGACTGAATAGCAAATGGTCATGGCCAGAAAAGGTATCAGAAATCCCACTACCATCTGTGTTACTTTCACTCCCACTTTGATCAGATTAGAAGAATCCACCATCTTACAGACAGATTTATTCGGTTCATCACTTTGAACTTGACTTAATATGAATTCTGGAAGAGCCAGAATCATTGCGAGCACCCAAATGCCCATACAGACTAACTTACTGTGAAGTATGTTCTTTCCAATATTAAGCATTTTTGTTGCTTGAACAATAGCTTTGTACCTGTTGATGCTCACACAGGTGAGTATTAGCATACAGCTGTAAAGATTGACAGTGTATGCACCATTCACAAGTTTGCACATATAAGTTCCAAAAATCCATTCAGAGTATGCATCAACCGCCCAGAATGGCAGGGTGCAGAGAAAGAGCAAGTCAGCAATCGCCAGATTCATCATGTAGACATCTGTCACGGTCTTCAGCTTCTCATAGTAAACGTATATCACAACAACCAAAGCATTCCCCAGGAGCCCTGACACaaataaaatggaataaaagCAGGGTATAAAAACATTCCTGAAATCTGCAACTTTGGCACTCCCACAGAATGTAGACGTTGCATAGGAGAATGTGGTATTTTCATCATAATATTCATATTCTGTCATCGTTAGAAACCAGGAATCAGTCACAGGTCACACCTGAAATGAAGCacaggattttgtcaaatattggGTTGTATTCTTATCTGGTTCTTCCAATGGACTTACACAATTATACCATTAACCAAAATAAAGTTATGATTTGTTCAAATAATCTGATTAATAAATACTCATCCTagtaattttcttttccaaatgtttttaagTGGCATGACCTGCCAAATTTATTTCTTACTATTCGCTATAGGCACTTAGTCCTTGTTTTGTTG
This window harbors:
- the LOC122564488 gene encoding C-C chemokine receptor type 7-like, which encodes MTEYEYYDENTTFSYATSTFCGSAKVADFRNVFIPCFYSILFVSGLLGNALVVVIYVYYEKLKTVTDVYMMNLAIADLLFLCTLPFWAVDAYSEWIFGTYMCKLVNGAYTVNLYSCMLILTCVSINRYKAIVQATKMLNIGKNILHSKLVCMGIWVLAMILALPEFILSQVQSDEPNKSVCKMVDSSNLIKVGVKVTQMVVGFLIPFLAMTICYSVIAKTLIQANRFQKHKSLKIIITVVVAFVICELPFNIVLLIHILPFNGQKTSCEDNDNLYYAIIVTESIAYVHCCLNPILYGFLGVKFRNSFLKILKDIGCISQKQLAGLLKTECETSQPVSVVSETTTMYPL